In Sporomusaceae bacterium FL31, one genomic interval encodes:
- the cwlD_1 gene encoding N-acetylmuramoyl-L-alanine amidase CwlD, producing MWVMAIRRKLLQKLLLLSIAIVVLNMLTLRYLVFNDIEDADLSKLSGHIIAIDPGHGGIDSGAAYNGLDEKEITLAIATKLGSTLQSHGATVLFTRDSDVDYYTKGKGGKRNDLLKRVEIIETSGAELFVSVHCNAIKDGQWFGSQVFYNPKDERNKLLAEAVQTTLKDYAPGNKRQAKQDLHILLLNSVNIPGVLIEAGYLSNQREALLLADATYQQKLAEQIAKALAYHFSQNVGR from the coding sequence ATGTGGGTCATGGCGATTCGCCGCAAACTACTGCAGAAATTGCTCTTGCTGAGCATTGCAATTGTAGTACTCAATATGCTAACCTTACGCTATTTAGTATTCAATGACATCGAAGATGCTGATCTCAGCAAATTGAGCGGTCATATTATTGCCATTGATCCAGGGCATGGTGGCATTGACAGTGGTGCTGCTTACAATGGGCTGGATGAGAAAGAAATTACGTTAGCAATCGCAACAAAACTAGGGTCTACGTTACAAAGCCATGGCGCAACTGTTTTATTTACCCGGGATAGTGATGTCGATTATTATACAAAAGGTAAAGGCGGAAAAAGAAATGATTTGCTTAAACGGGTAGAAATCATCGAAACCTCTGGAGCCGAACTGTTTGTCAGTGTGCATTGCAATGCCATAAAAGATGGCCAGTGGTTCGGATCACAGGTGTTTTATAATCCAAAAGACGAGCGTAACAAGCTTTTGGCTGAGGCAGTGCAGACAACACTAAAAGATTATGCTCCCGGTAATAAACGTCAAGCCAAGCAGGACTTACACATCTTATTATTGAATTCTGTTAACATTCCCGGCGTGCTTATCGAAGCTGGCTATTTGAGCAATCAGCGTGAAGCCCTTTTGCTTGCTGATGCAACTTATCAGCAGAAACTGGCAGAACAGATTGCAAAGGCGCTGGCGTATCATTTTAGCCAAAATGTGGGACGATAA